The genomic region CGGCGCGCTGCTCGACGCCTACTACGAATACCTCCAGAAGTGCGCCATTCTCTTCGGCGACAAAGATTGCGAGCGCATGTGGAAGTCGAGCATCGCCGCGCTCAACAAATACGTCGCCGATGGCGCCCACGGCGGCCTCTGGTACGGCCAGACTAACATGAACACCGGCGCTCGCCAATCCACGAATTACGGCGCTCTCGACGCCTACTTCCCCGCCGTTCTCGTCCTCAACGGCGACATGCCCCGCGCCAAGGCGCTCGAAGCCTCCTGCTATCAAATGTGGACCCTGGCGGGAATCGAACCCGAACAACTCGACTACAGCACGATGAAGATCACCTCGCCCGGCTACGTCCTGCGCCCTGAGATCATCGAATCGGCCTACTACCTCTCTCAAACAACCCACGATCCCCAGTACTTAGATATGGGCGACACGTTTCTGAACAGCATCGTCCAGTACTGCCGCACCGACACGGCCTTCACCGCTTTGGATAACGTGGAGACAAAGAAGCAGGGCGACGACATGGAGAGCTTTTTCTTCGCGGAGACGCTTAAATATCTCTACTTGCTTTATGCGCCGAGCAAGACGCTGGATTTCCATCAGATCGTGTTCAACTCGGAAGCGCACCCGATCCGGCGGGATAAGAGGTGGCGGGAGTAAGTAAAGCCTGGCGAATGAATACCCGCAAGCGGGTGTTCATTCGCCAGCCGCTTGCGCAAAGCGCAAGAATTGAGTTCACATGACGATCAAGGCGCGATCTCGCTACTTCTCCCCATAAACCACACTCGACACCACTTCGCCCGTCACTTGTAAACTCTCCGGACGGCAGTGCTCCGGCGTGTCGCCCAGCGTGTGCCAGTAGGCGTAGTCGAAATCGATTAGGTCGATGGCGGGAATGCCGGCGGCGTTGAAGGAGTCGTGGTCGTCGGTGATTTCGTACTTGGCGTCATTGGGGAACTGGGCGCTGTAGCCGAGGGCGGCGGCGGCGTTCCAGACTTTGTCGTTGAGCTCGGGATGAAGCTTCTGGGAGGTGGTCTCGCGATGGACTTCCAGGTGGTCGTCGCCGATCATGTCGAGCAGAATGGCGTAGTCGGGCTTGTAGGGGCCGGGGTGGGCGGCGAAGTACTTGGCGCCCAGGTACATCTTGTCGTCGCCCGGACCCCAGTCTTCGCCGTCGACGAACAGCAGCACGACGCCGATGTCGGGCTTTTTGTCATGGAACTGATGCGCGAGCTCCAAGAGAACCGCCGTGCCGGACGCGCCGTCGTCGGCGCCGACGATTGGCTTCTTCTTATCCGCTTCGTCCAGTTCCTGGTCCGCCGTGGGGCGGGTGTCCCAGTGCGTGAACAGGACGATCTTACGCTTTGCGTCGGGATTGATCACGCCGATGATGTTCGTCAGCGACAGGCGTACGCCGCGCGCGTCGTCCCGATATGGGAAGATCTGCGTGTCGACTTTGTCCACATACGGCGTCAGTTCTTTAAGAATATAGTCCCTGCACTTCTCATGCGCGGCCGTGTGCGGGGGACGCGGGCCGAAGTCGCACTGCGCCTTCAAAAAACCGAAGGCGCGCTGGCCGTCGAACGGCGGATGCGCGAGGGCGGCGGGCGGCGGGGGAGTAGCCGCGCTGGATGGGCCGGATTTGGAATGGGAGACGCAGCCCGGCAGCATCAGCAGGGCGAGGGCGGCGGCGGTGCGCGTGAACGGCTTCAAATAGAACTCCTTGGCGCTGGGTCCATGGACACATGGGACGGGCGGCGTCGATGATTTCTATTATAGCCCCGATCGTCCGAAGACGGAAGAGAACGGCGCCGTTAAAAAAGAGAGGTTGACAGGAAAGAGTGCGCGTGATACAATAAAACCGGTTTTAT from Capsulimonas corticalis harbors:
- a CDS encoding M28 family peptidase, with amino-acid sequence MKPFTRTAAALALLMLPGCVSHSKSGPSSAATPPPPAALAHPPFDGQRAFGFLKAQCDFGPRPPHTAAHEKCRDYILKELTPYVDKVDTQIFPYRDDARGVRLSLTNIIGVINPDAKRKIVLFTHWDTRPTADQELDEADKKKPIVGADDGASGTAVLLELAHQFHDKKPDIGVVLLFVDGEDWGPGDDKMYLGAKYFAAHPGPYKPDYAILLDMIGDDHLEVHRETTSQKLHPELNDKVWNAAAALGYSAQFPNDAKYEITDDHDSFNAAGIPAIDLIDFDYAYWHTLGDTPEHCRPESLQVTGEVVSSVVYGEK